Genomic window (Alnus glutinosa chromosome 9, dhAlnGlut1.1, whole genome shotgun sequence):
caaaaacaaaaaataaagccTAGGGTCAAAGGCCCAAAACCTAATCAAATTAAAGGCCCACTTTTACAATAGACCAAAAGGGTGCCCAAGGGAGCCTAACAAAAAGCCTAATTCTTTCCATGACTCAGGTAAACACACGTCTCTCTCTCAAGAGATTTCTCTCCGTTATTTTCTCCCTCAACCCAAAAcaagagtaattctaaaataataatgattcaatgccacctaaatatacaacttttcaccaccttgcctatgtggcaaggtggtcccccactactttttgagttttttttattttttaaaaataaattaaagtgggggaccaccttgccacatagacaaggtggtgaaaagttgtatatttaggtggtagtgaatcattactcattctaaaaatcatcattgaggGTCTATCAAAtgctcataaaaaaataatgcgacttttaaaattattattgaacatgtgattgatcaaatgataattttggtCAAATGATAAtcttaaaagccacatcatttttttatggacactttaTAGACATTTAATGtacatataaaattactctAAAAACAATGGTTTTAAAAGTTCTACTACATAGAGGATCCTTAGAGATAATCATAAAATAACCTGTATTATTTCAGAAGGAGCCTCAATTGCTTTTGCTCTTTCATTTAATGATGATTATTGTGGTTGAATTTGCCATGCCATTTTGTCCTCCAATCTTAATCATGAATTTGCTTATCTCTATTTTACTAGAAGGATTTGGCTTTGgtgctaaaataaataaataaataaatattttgtgaaaaaaaaagagatcaaaattaaatttaaaccattaatAAATTAGAGCACCTAACCAAATCCTTACTTGAAATATAGAGGATCCTTGCTTTGTTGATCATCCTCAGAACTTAAATACTTAATAATTAATGAGAGGCTCAAATTAGCTCCCTAGGCTTGGTGGGATATGTTCTGAAGCACGTACAGGACgcgttttgttttctttgccaACCGTTTACTTGGTTGATCTGTCGCTGTCACCCTTGACTTCGTCAACCTGACCCATCATGGCATCCAATGGATAAACTGTTGGAATAATGGATAAACTGTTGGGATACTTCCAATAGGATCGGCCCACATTGAATAGTAGAATATTGGCTCATTTCTCGAGCTCGGCCTGTCTTCGATGAACTCCTATAGTAAAAGTTTTTGGGTAGAtttattaatgtgttttggatgtttttttatttttaatttaaaaatgtattattATGTTACGTAAAAGTTTTTATGAgtcttttgtattttaaattgtctgttcattttttttttttttcctgttttgaaaatagaaagaaaagataaaaagtaaCAATTTTAACTTTGAGAACAATCTAAATACTTAGATTGAACTCTGTCCTCTCATAGTCTTCACATTTTTCTCCCTTTAAAAAGGTGGAGAGCATCGATCACTTTGATTACGTGGGTACAATCAGGGTTGGAATCACGATTTTTTAATACATAGACacgtataattttattttatttttttttcttttatgtgtaCGTAgatatttatgtaaaataaaaggatacaagttttaaacttaattttttactaAGTCGTAAGTCATAATTGTATATAAAAATTACTtgtctataaaattatcattaaaaagaatttttctttcaaatacaAGAGTTTTCTAGTTTGTTTTAGCCATGTACAACTTTAGAAAGAATCATCTAGCCATTTAAAGAGTGAAAAGTCATTATTGACCCGACcatggtataaaaaatttaatttaatttaatttattttatttttttttgaaagaattttaaaattttttgcatgcatacttttaaaaaaataaaaaagaaaaaaagaaaagagttttgTAGTACAAAAACACAATTCATTTTCAATGATATGGTTTAAAATCCCacttttaaaagtcaaaccacaattttttcaaacatataactatgttttaaaaaattaattttcaaattattattttttaaatcacaaattcaaataaacctTAAGTTGTGTGATTGGgagaaaaaaaagcaaacacatTTTTTCGGTTTTTTCTTAAGACTTgcgagatatatatatatatatattttctaatgACTTGCAATTGACCGGTCAACCTTGTTACAAGAGATAGGCTATAAGGGAGATGAATGCAGATGAATTGTATTTCTTACCTTTTTCATGCCTTAAATTTCATAGTTTAATTTTGTTGACGTTGCCAATTTTGTTGACCTTAATTGCCGTTTAGACTAATAGCATCTATGCGGTAGTTTACACGTAAACTACCCCATAGAAGGGGTAACCTATCATGGCAAGCTGCTTCGCAGCCATGCACACATCACAGCCCATTGAAAACTATTAtgagaaatataaaaataaatgaaacataTTCTTTTCAAGTtcaagagattaaaaaaaaattcacatcgtttttttttttgacactttTTGTGGATCTTTCAGATCATTTTCTGATTTCTTCATAACAATAGCCGTGAGTTCTGGGTAGTGGCTTACAAATATCTTGAATCAGCagcctgtatatatatatatatatatatatatatatatatataaccataatTCAATTTCCACAAGCAATTTACATCCAATCCATAACATTAATTATTCTTCAAAACAACAAAAGGAGATTATTAAGTATTCCTGATCAACAACAAGTCAGAGGAGGAAGATCGGATCCTTTCACCGCCTCTGGTTTCTTGAAAATCCTgctaccaaaaaagaaaaaccccaaCGTATGCCCAGCCACGGCAACCAAAAACACACCGCCATTGAAAGACATGACAGCCAACATAACCATGTACGCCAGCCCAATCCGTACGGCGAACAAGAAGGTTTGGACGAGACCAGCCGCCATGTCGGACGAGCCGGGTTTGACCAAGCGGCAATGAGAGAGAAACTCAACCAGAAAAGAGAGCGCAAAGATGAAGAACAACGCTAACACGTACATGCCGGTGCTTTTGCCGGCCGGCCAGTGAGAGAAGAGTATCTCGGCGTTCGTTCCCCAGAAGAAGGTCATGTGCATCATCATCCCAGTTGTGCCATTCATGGTTGATGTTGGTGGCGACATGCCGCCCATGCCATGCATACCACCGTGGTCCATACCATCCATAGCTgatagctctctctctcaaaggaACCCTTGGCTGATTAGGGTTTGATTGGGGACAACATGAAATGAATTCATCTGCTCCTTATAATAATGAGACCATGACAGAATGGTAGTACATCAGAGTAATAAAGTGTAGTACTAGTTTAAAGGAGAATTaggaaaaaaaccaaaataataaataaaaaaaataataaaaaaaaaaatcagatagCCGGCCATGAATCAAATTTGGACACGTCCACAATGTATACACGTGCCACTTAACGCTGCGGTTGTAACTTGTAAGTAACGACTCTTTTCTTGCGTAAACAATGGAGAATACATAGGATATTAGGATCCATCatccatttcatttcatttggtTTGAAATGGAGTGAATAGTACTTATTTTACATGAGATTAAcgttaaaatgatttttaaaaagtttaaattgtgTGACAGTATAGACACAGttacatacatatatagtaAATGAAATGAACACGAtactagttaaaaaaaaaaaaaaaacaaataattagtcAATGTAgtaaaatttcatcaaaacactttatGAATTCTAATAATATACTGCATGTCATTATTAATAGAATGataacacatgtcacttttttttttaaaaaaaaaatatatgaataaattaaacataTGCTATATTGATcagtaatataaatatattgcaCTAATGTCGATTTGGATGTGTTTTGGGATAGACCATATATTCAAAAGTAACGTTATTTAGCATATTAATATAAGATTCTCATATGGCAGTGAAAATtcagactaaaaaaaaaaaagaaaaaagaaaaaaaaaaggactaaatagatttgttattaatttattcaaAGCTTATACAatgaagaaagcaaaaaataaatcatttatctTTTGAAGATGAGATGAATGATAACATAGCTACTGAAGGCATGCACCATGCAGCGGTGAAGTGTATGGTCCAACAATCTAACGTACAAATTGAGAGTAGTTGACAAACAAGCCCGATATCATTAATTACTCATATATTCCATACACTATCACTTCTTTTcattatctataaaataaaaaataaaaaaaaaataagtaacaATTAGAAAAGGCTAAAACGTACATGCAAAAAGGCTGGTATTAGCCTTTCCCATTCCAGAACTCTGTCCTCTCATAGTCTTcccatttttctccttttaaaaaaagtagagagCATCCCTTTGATTACGTGGGGTACAAATTGTGAGCATGGGAAGGTTTTCCCAACCCCCACAACAccccccctccctttttttttttgggcaccGCCTCGCACACCTTTGGGTTTACAAATTCACACCCGTGGTCTGCTGAAAATCACTAGTATCCGTGCAATGCAGAGGTATTGTGGGGCGGATTGTGCAGGTTATGCGAGAATCTCTGATTCATACCAAAACATgagaaaaatcaaaccaaagCCAGTTTCAATACCTAGAAAGCTAGCAAAGCTTCAATATCCATATTCAATACCTAGATTCAAGCCATATTCATAAAGAAATGATAGCAACAGAGAAAAGGGAATGAGAAAAACACCAACCTATGGACAAGGATGCAATCGTGAAGCCACAACCAAAGGTATTGAAGCCGATCTTTCCGGTCTTGAAACCGCATGTTCATGACGTCCCCACAGGCCACAGGACCAGTGGAGCCAGCGAAGATGGGAACGATTAGGGACTGATCtaagggggggctggcaggagCCATGGTCCCCCATCAATTCCtaaaaagaacatatatatatatatatatatatatatatatatatatatatatatatatatatatatataggtaaaaaaaagaaaccttttggcccctaccaataaatgttttttttgccTTTGGCTCCTGCCTATAAAAGTTTCTAGATCCGTCCCTAGGAACGATCGAGGCTGTGTCGTTGTGCAGTGTAAGGGAAGAAAAGGGAAGATGAAGaactttagggttttttctgGGGTGTTGAGTTTTTAGTATCTAGGCTAAACGTACCGTGTGAGTATTTAGGCTAAATGCACTGTTTGGAGTGTAATGACTAATAGCTGTatcacactttaaaaaaaaaaaatacaacctgCATGCAACACGTAGTCCACTATTCTCTAAgtctttttcatttccttttagGTTTCACCGTTTCAACTTCggctcttcttttcctttcttcttttcgcAAATCCTCCAGGCTTCAGTCCTCCTCCAATCCACCGTCCTCCTTCGTTGGtaatgaagatgaagagaagaggaagatgaagatgaagagctagaagagaaggaaaagaagagaaacatGAAAAGGGGGGTGCGGCTGCGGCGAGCTAGGGTTAAGGAAGGGGGATaggggtttttttaaaattatatatataattcatgaaaaatgttaaatttacgaTACCAATACAagaactgcacaacaacccttcacatgagggtgagtcctactccaatacaacaactgcacaacaaccctttacatgagggtgggtcctacacactggggcccaccctcatgtgaggggttgttgtgcagttgttgtattggtgttgtacaagaatcaaatcccataattCATGCTGGTAGGGGTGGTGTGGGGCGGATCcccgattttttttaaatagcccACCCGCACCCCGCATCACATCGTGCGGGGAAACAGAAAAAGGAACCGTGGACCACGTTCTTAACGTGGTTTGTATCAAATTAGGGGCGGGGCAGGGCGGTTTGCTCAAGGCGGCTTGGTTTAACGCGGGTCTGCTCACCCTTAGGTACAATTAGGGTCGGAATCACGATTTTTTAATTCATAGATacgtataattttttattcttttatgtatACGTAGgtatttatgtaaaataaaatcatacaaGTTTTAATCTTAATTTTCTACTAAGTCTTATGCCATAATTGTATATAAACAGATAAAGTCTAAGCAAGGGCGGAGATAGCATTAGAGGTGGGCAAATTATTTGCCTACTACCTACCGACCGTTTACCAAACCGAACTGAACCATTATCAACCGCCTATCAACTAATTTTAGTTCGGTAAtcagtataaaattttgtttcgaAAGCCAGTTTGataaccgaaccgaaccgcctttcaTTCCAACCGATTAACCaaaccgacataaaacgaaacgatgtcgttttagtaagaaagaaacgttagaatttttttattattattattattatttttttccttttaaaaaaaatcaaaacgacatcatttcattacccatgttaaccAATTTAACCGACTGCCTATTAACCGAGCAATCGATTATTAACCGCTTAATCGACTTAACTGAAATAAAATCACCGACTGCATTCCGACAAAATTCGGTTAACTGACTGAATTAACCACCTACCGATCCAATACCCACCCCTAGCTAGCATCTGCAACTTGTGGgtgccaaaataaaaaataaattaattaaaaaaaaaatagtgttaaatttttatatttttttttaaagattttttttggaaaagccTTGGGACTTGGGggctaaattgaagaaaaaaaaaatttggggccaaataaaaaagtaaggagtaaatttttagttttttttttttttttttttgggaaagccTTGGGGAGGGGTGGGGCAAGTCCCAACAAGCTCCCGAATAGCTCCGCCCTTGAGTCCAAGACTTCACCTCTCATAAAACAAatctgagaggaggagggagcaaATCCCTCCTCCACTCCATTTTCCTTTCTACTCTCCGCTCctactctccctctctcattctggtttttttcttttgtttgttggtgTTCTTCGACCAGATCAACAATTTTGGCCTCTTCgctatgcatccgtccatctacCTTCGTATTGTGCCGTTCATCTACTCTTTGTACGCTGCTGTTGCTTGCTATTGTGTTTTgactttgaataagagttttcttctctttagatctgtCCAAGTTAGTCAAGTATGAGGGTTATCTCTCACAACCTGGATATTTTGGTGTAAatggttatctctcacggccggtttaaatatatttttttaaggatatttaGCTATCATTTTTTTAGATCGAGTCTGCTCGGAGcagatatatatgttttttaaccatttttgtacatggattagaggaaaataaaagtcaaagatatcactttattgtaagaattttgtttatatttacaactatgtaacctcatagcatgcgggtatgattttgcagaactttatactttgtgatgtaaaagctttatgctcgtgatatttaatcaatgaaatactcaaatattttgttttaaaaaaaaaagtcataattgtatataaaagttatttgtctacaaaatcatcattaaaaaagaaaatttctttcaaatacAATAGTATTTTTCGATCAGATTGACATTTTTGGCCTCTTTACTATTCATCCgttcatctattttttttattgtgtcgTTTATCTCTTTTTTGGCCGTAGCTATTGTTTGCTGAttgtgtttttactttgaataaaattttgttttctttttttgttttagatcTATTCTCATAGACAATTTATAGAATACTGGTAACTCCGCCCATCAATACAAAATGTTTTTATATGAAATACTCACATCAAAGCAATTGACCTGcatacttataataataataataattattattattattattattattattattattattattattgacatGCATGATACATCTCATTGTCAATTAATGCTGATTTATAATGATAGTACACAGGGACTGTACTAATGAGTTTTGAAGTACAAAAACACCATGTTCTTATGTgtcaaaaagaaacaaaaaaaaatctcaggaaaaaaaaaatagagtcgCTGttattcggttttttttttgaaatttcaggAATGGATATAGATATCCTGTAATTGTGTTAAATAAATTTCCTCAAAGGCTCtaataagagaaatgttagataGGGATGTTCAAACGTTTCCTCTTCGTctgtttataataaaaaatatatattttattaaaaaaatttaatatatattttttattataaacagACGGGCAAAAGACGGTCAAACTTTtttgtttatcattttttttttcttaatatagtTTACAAAAGTACTGTCATGCATCCTTTAATATGTTAAAcactttttaatatttgtataaaaaaatcatatgcaGGATACATAGTTTTATAGAGTGGCCGGGTTGGAATTTTTTCAAtccaatttgaaaattatttctataTGTGAAAAAATAGTAAGTAATCATTTActttaacaaagaaaaatatgtttttgtcGCATTgacttttttgttatatttctatttttcttttttttcggaAAATGCTTGtattacaaattttattttaatttttaaattcatgtGATAGTTCATAATAAATGAAAGAGTGGTACTAAGAGCACTACAgctttattataaaattatttacaaactaATGTAACAATTTGTAATCGGtggaataataataacaaatttgaaatatcattttttttttaagtatttcatcaattatgaattgccaaatcaatttataaataattggaAAAGTGTATCATAACCATTTGAGTCGAAACGTGATTTGAAATTAGTctcaaactttttaaaaatcaacgtTAACTCTTTAATATTATCACGAATTTGAAACGAGTCATTCTGTTacttttttgttcaatttcatAGCTTCTATTAGTGTCACGTCCGTATTTTCTCCTGCCGCTGCTGGGGAGCTCTTCCGAGGAAGAGAAACAGAACGGCCCTCGTCCTTAATTTATTTGCATATATGGCTTCATGATCGGGTGGAATAAAAATGGACCGAACCATGATTGTCGAGCAAGATGAAAGTAACGGCCCTTGTACTTTATCGGCATGGCTTCATGCGCTGAGAACCTGGTCTGATGCTTGCTATAATCAAGAAAATCCCAATGCATATATTGTGAATGAAACGAAGACGATactagttaaaaataaaaataaaaaaaaataattattttatgtggtaaaatttcatcaaaacactttataaattctatTAGTATATTACGTGTCAttactaataaaataataacacatgtcatttatttattttaaaaaaaagatatgaataaattatatatatatatatatatattgcactaATGTCGATTTGGATGTGTTTTGGGATAAACCATATATTCAAAAGTAACGTTATTTAGCATATTAATATAAGATTCTCATATGGCAATGAAAATTCactaacttaaaaaaaaaaaaaaaaggactaaatagatttgttattaatttattcaaAGCTTATATAatgaagaaagcaaaaaataaatcatttatctTTTGAAGATGAGATGAATGATAACATAGCTACTCTGAAGGCATGCACCATGCAGCAGTGAAGTGTATGGTCCAACAATCTAACGTACAAATTGAGAGTAGTTGACAAACAAGCCCGATATCATTAATTACTCATATATTCCATACACTAtcacttcttttcattttctataaaataaaataaaaataaataaataagaaacaattttaaaaggctaaaacGTACATGCAAAAAGGCCGGTATTAGCCTTTCCCATTCCAGAACTCTGTCCTCTCATAGTCTTcccatttttctccttttaaaaaaagttgagagCATCCCTTTGATTACGTGAGGTACAAATTGTGAGCATGGGGAggtttccccttttttttttttttcttttttttttctttttctttttctttatttatttttttttttttggcaccaCCTCGCACACCTTTGGGTTTACAAATTCACACCCGTGGTCCGCTGAAAATCACTAGTATCCGTGCGGTGCAGAGGTACTGTGGGGCGAATTGTGCGGGTTATGCGAGTATCCCTGATTCATgccaaaacatgaaaaaaatcaaactaaagCCAGTTTCAATACCTAGAAAGCTAGCAAAGCTTCAATATCCTTATTCAATACCTAGATTCAAGCCATATTCATAAAGAAATGATAGCAACATAGAAGAGGGAATGAGAGAAACACCAACCTATAGACAAGGATGCAATCGCGGAGCCACAACCAAAGGTTTTGAAGCTAATCTTTCCGGTCTTGAAACCGCATGTTCATGACGTCTCCATAGGCCACAGGACCGATGGAGGCAGCGAAGATGGGAACGATCAGGGACTGATCTAAGGGGgtgctggcaggggccatggcccacCCTCAattcctaaaaagaaaaaaaaaaaaaaaatatatatatatatatatatatatatattaggttataaaaaaaaaaaaaaaaaaaaaaaaaaaaaaaaaaaaaagccttttggcccctaccaataaatgtttttttttttggcctttggcTCCTGTTGATAAAAGTTTCTAGATCCGTCCCTAGGAACGATCGAGGCTGTGTCGCTGTGCGGCGTAGGGGAAGAAAAGGGAAGATGAAGaactttagggttttttctgGGGTGTTGCGTTTTTAGTATCTAGGCTAAACGCACCATATAAGTATTTAGGCTAAACACACTGTTTGGAGTGTAATGACTAATAGATGTATCacactgtaaaaaaaaaaaaaaaaaaaaaaaaaaaaaaaaaaaaaaaaaaaaaaaaaaaaaaaaaatacaacctgCATGCAACACATGGTCCACTATTCTCGAAGTCTCTTCATTTCCTTTTAGGTTTCACCGTTTCAATTTCggctcttcttttcctttcttcttttcgcAAATCCTCCAGGCTCCAGTCCGCCATCCTCCTTCGTTGGtaatgaagatgaagagaagaggaagatgaagatgaagagctagaagagaaggaaaagaagagaaacatAAAAAGGGGGGTGCGGCTGCGGGGCGCTAGGGTTAAGGAAgggggtagggtttttttttaattatatatataattcatgtTGGTAGGGGTGGTGTGGGGCGAATCCccagttttttttaaatggcCCACCCGCACCCCGCACCACATTGTGCGggaaaacagaaaaaggaaCCGTGGACCACGTTCTTAACGTGGTTTGTATCAAATTAAGGGCGGGGCAGGGCGGTTTGCTCAGGGCGGCTTGGTTTAACGCGGGTCTGCTCACCCTTAGGTATAATTAGGGTCGGAATCACGATTTTTTAATACATAGATacgtataattttttattttttatgtgtacGTAGgtatttatgtaaaataaaatcatacaaGTTTTAATCTTAATTTTCTACTAGGTCTTATGCCATAATTGTATATAAAGAGATAAAGTCTAAGCAAGGGCGGAGCTAgcattaggggtgggcaaattatttGCCTACTGCCTACCAACCGTTTACCAAACCGAACTGAACCATCATCGACTGCCTGTCAACTAATTTTGGTTCGGTAAtcagtataaaattttgtttcgaAAGTCGGTTTGAAAACCGAACCAAACCACCTTTGATTCCAACCGATTAACCaaaccgacataaaacgaaacgatgtcgttttagtaagaaatAAACGctagaatttattattattattattattattttcctttaaaaaaaatcaaaatgacatcatttcattacccatgttaaccAATTTAACCGACTGCCTATTAACCGAGCAACCGCTTATTAACCACTTAATCGACTTAACTGAAATAAATTCACCAATTGCATTCcaacaaaagtcggttaactgACAGAATTAACCACCTACCGAACCGATACCCACTCCTAGCTAGCATCTGCAACTTGTGGgtgccaaaataaaaaataaataaattttaaaaaaaatagtgttaaatttttatattttttttttttagattttttttggaaaagccTTGGGACTTGGGggctaaattgaagaaaaaaaaaattggggggccaaataaaaaagtaaggagtaaatttttagttttttttttttttttttttttgtgggaaaGCCTTGGGGCT
Coding sequences:
- the LOC133878090 gene encoding copper transporter 6-like — encoded protein: MDGMDHGGMHGMGGMSPPTSTMNGTTGMMMHMTFFWGTNAEILFSHWPAGKSTGMYVLALFFIFALSFLVEFLSHCRLVKPGSSDMAAGLVQTFLFAVRIGLAYMVMLAVMSFNGGVFLVAVAGHTLGFFFFGSRIFKKPEAVKGSDLPPLTCC